The region TCTTTCTTTATCAGTAAAATTCCTTTTAGTACCAACAAACAAAGTAAAAATGATGATGCATAGGGCTGGCGGGTCATGATGAAAAGGAGAACAGAAAATACGGACAGGCAGGATGAGATACCTATTTTCAAACGAAGCCAGAATGGTGACTTGAGATTCTGCATTGCCAATTCCGCTACCCCAAAGATAGTAGTTGTGATTACTGCAATATAAGAAACCAGTAGTATATCATATGAGATATTTAACGCAGGCAGGGCCACGAACTCTACATGCTCACCCTTCTGATTTCCGAAAAAAGGCAGCACAAGGAGTAATGCGGACATAAAATCCAGAACACCGAAGACTAATGAACAAATATTTCTTGAAGCCTCACGAGTCTGATTTTCTGCAATAGTTATAAGTTCATCACCAGAAAGCAGTTCATCTACTAATACAGAGAAGACCTTTGCTATCAGCTTTAGTGATTCAATATTAGGATAGCCGCGTCCTGATTCCCACTTTGACACAGTTACTCTGGAGACAAAAAGCTT is a window of Sediminispirochaeta bajacaliforniensis DSM 16054 DNA encoding:
- a CDS encoding helix-turn-helix domain-containing protein translates to MEFNAKLQQLRTNAGLTQEQLAEKLFVSRVTVSKWESGRGYPNIESLKLIAKVFSVLVDELLSGDELITIAENQTREASRNICSLVFGVLDFMSALLLVLPFFGNQKGEHVEFVALPALNISYDILLVSYIAVITTTIFGVAELAMQNLKSPFWLRLKIGISSCLSVFSVLLFIMTRQPYASSFLLCLLVLKGILLIKKE